From the genome of Terriglobia bacterium, one region includes:
- a CDS encoding acyl-CoA dehydrogenase encodes MDFQLNDEQQQLRKSIREFAEREIGPHVLEWDEASHFPSEIVKELGNMGIMGVIFPAEYGGAGMGYIEYVIAVEELSRVDGSVGIIVAAHTSLCSNHIFIAGTEAQKQKYVPKLASGEFLGAWGLTEPGSGSDAGGARCAAVRKGDKWVLNGTKTFITNGAHADVYVVIAVTDKAAHTHGLSAFIVEKGTKGFRPGKKENKLGLRASDTSELIFEDCEIPAENLLGQEGQGFIDAMRVLDGGRISIAALGLGMAQGAYESALKYSKQRKQFGQAISEFQAIQWKLADMATEIDAARLLTLRSAWLKDNHKKTTLESSMAKLYTSEVAVRVANEAVQIHGGYGFIKDYPAEKFYRDVKLCTIGEGTSEIQRMVISRQILKD; translated from the coding sequence ATGGATTTTCAACTGAATGATGAGCAGCAACAACTGCGAAAGAGTATCCGCGAGTTCGCGGAGCGCGAAATTGGGCCGCACGTTCTGGAGTGGGATGAAGCTTCGCATTTTCCGTCCGAGATTGTGAAAGAACTCGGAAATATGGGCATCATGGGCGTTATCTTTCCGGCCGAGTACGGCGGCGCCGGAATGGGATACATCGAGTACGTGATTGCCGTCGAAGAGCTCTCACGGGTAGACGGTTCCGTCGGTATCATCGTCGCGGCCCATACCTCGCTTTGCTCGAATCACATCTTCATCGCCGGCACTGAGGCGCAGAAGCAGAAGTACGTTCCGAAACTCGCCAGCGGAGAATTTCTTGGCGCATGGGGATTGACCGAACCCGGCTCCGGTTCGGATGCTGGCGGCGCTCGTTGCGCGGCCGTTCGCAAGGGCGACAAATGGGTGCTCAACGGAACCAAGACCTTCATCACCAACGGCGCTCACGCGGACGTTTACGTTGTCATCGCCGTAACCGACAAAGCCGCCCATACGCATGGTCTTTCCGCGTTCATAGTGGAGAAGGGAACCAAGGGCTTCCGGCCGGGAAAGAAAGAGAACAAACTCGGCCTGCGTGCCAGTGACACCTCGGAGCTGATCTTCGAAGATTGCGAGATTCCTGCCGAAAACCTTCTCGGGCAGGAAGGTCAGGGCTTTATCGACGCCATGCGGGTCCTCGATGGCGGGCGAATCTCGATTGCCGCGCTCGGGCTCGGTATGGCGCAGGGCGCTTACGAATCGGCGCTCAAGTACAGCAAGCAGCGCAAACAGTTCGGCCAAGCCATCAGCGAATTCCAGGCGATCCAATGGAAACTCGCAGACATGGCTACCGAGATCGACGCGGCGCGGCTCCTGACCCTGCGCTCCGCCTGGCTCAAGGACAATCACAAGAAGACTACGCTCGAGTCTTCGATGGCCAAGCTCTATACCAGCGAGGTCGCCGTGCGCGTCGCTAACGAAGCCGTCCAGATCCACGGCGGCTACGGCTTTATCAAAGATTATCCGGCAGAAAAGTTCTACCGCGACGTCAAGCTCTGCACCATCGGCGAAGGCACCAGCGAAATCCAGCGTATGGTGATTTCGCGCCAGATACTAAAAGATTGA
- a CDS encoding GntG family PLP-dependent aldolase — translation MTGIPCANSPKFKPHKIDLRSDTVTLPTDEMRHAMAEAEVGDDVYGEDPTINRLETRAAEIFSREAAIFVPSGSMGNQIAIKLHTRPGQEVICEQRAHVYNYEMGMMSLFSACSPRTIYSPEGYLTWDLIQSKISPPIYYYAPTGLIVLENTANMAGGVCIPQEVMDDVCDHAHEIGLKVHLDGARIFNASSALGKPVAELTRKFDSVMFCLSKGLGAPVGSLLVGSKEFITGARSVRKTLGGGMRQAGILAAAGLIALEKSPSRLYEDHDNAKFLAEGLSKVPGIKIDLKTVQTNILVFDISGTGVTAQEFSKRLAEHNVLAGAVNRELMRFVTHCDVNRADCQRALEAVEAICGARAHA, via the coding sequence ATGACCGGTATTCCGTGTGCAAATTCTCCCAAGTTCAAACCTCACAAGATCGATCTGCGTAGCGACACCGTTACGCTTCCCACCGACGAGATGCGACATGCGATGGCCGAGGCCGAGGTCGGCGACGACGTCTACGGCGAAGATCCTACGATCAATCGTCTGGAAACTCGTGCCGCCGAGATTTTCAGTCGTGAAGCCGCGATTTTTGTTCCTAGCGGCTCGATGGGCAACCAGATTGCCATCAAACTGCACACGCGGCCCGGGCAGGAAGTCATCTGCGAGCAGCGTGCCCACGTCTACAACTACGAGATGGGCATGATGTCGCTGTTCAGCGCCTGCTCACCCCGCACTATCTACTCGCCCGAGGGTTACCTCACGTGGGACCTCATCCAGTCCAAGATTTCGCCGCCGATTTACTATTACGCGCCGACGGGTCTTATCGTGCTGGAGAATACGGCCAACATGGCGGGCGGAGTGTGCATTCCGCAGGAGGTCATGGACGACGTCTGCGACCACGCTCATGAGATCGGCTTGAAGGTCCACCTTGATGGCGCTCGCATCTTCAACGCATCCTCTGCGCTTGGCAAACCCGTCGCCGAACTCACCCGTAAGTTCGATTCGGTGATGTTCTGTCTCTCCAAGGGACTCGGTGCGCCAGTCGGCTCCCTCCTGGTTGGCTCGAAAGAGTTCATCACGGGTGCGCGTTCTGTCCGCAAAACGCTCGGTGGCGGCATGCGCCAGGCTGGAATCCTGGCCGCTGCCGGCCTGATCGCGCTCGAAAAATCTCCATCACGTCTTTATGAAGACCATGACAACGCCAAGTTCCTCGCGGAAGGTCTTTCGAAAGTTCCCGGCATCAAGATCGACTTGAAGACCGTTCAGACGAATATCCTCGTATTCGACATAAGTGGGACCGGTGTTACCGCGCAGGAGTTCTCCAAGCGACTCGCCGAGCACAATGTCCTGGCTGGTGCCGTGAATCGCGAACTGATGCGTTTCGTAACTCATTGCGACGTAAACCGCGCCGACTGTCAACGGGCCCTGGAAGCGGTCGAAGCGATTTGCGGCGCGCGCGCGCATGCGTGA
- a CDS encoding coproporphyrinogen-III oxidase family protein encodes MPLGLYLSVPFCRTKCSFCNFASGVFSRPLFDSYVGYMERELARAEQVAKEMGGRFEREVDSVYLGGGTPSVLAPDQLVTLFRSVRDNFDVLPGSEITVEVAPGTLSPEILTVLVDSGVNRVSLGMQSFVDQESRSVGRLHTREITLADIANLRAAGIAEISLDLIAGLPHQTAESWDYSLAQTIATGVPHVSVYMLEVDEDSRLGRELIAGGTRYHAHHVPDDDLVADLYLKACETLKVAGIHQYEISNFARNTKFAPNPGTCHPERSEESAESKAHLLPFHASRHNLKYWLRQPYLGFGVDAHSMLCASRPDPSHTAVRFATSDNIDALLAGAPLTLTEVADKNALEETFFLGLRLNRGVNLNTLANDFGRDAVDRYREQISELTGSGLLSTDENWLRLTDRGRLLSNEVFSRFLVD; translated from the coding sequence ATGCCCCTCGGCCTTTACCTCTCGGTTCCGTTCTGCCGGACGAAGTGTTCGTTCTGCAACTTCGCATCGGGGGTGTTCTCGCGCCCACTGTTCGACAGCTATGTCGGGTACATGGAAAGAGAACTGGCGCGAGCCGAGCAGGTCGCGAAGGAGATGGGCGGCAGGTTTGAACGTGAGGTCGATTCCGTCTACCTGGGCGGCGGAACCCCGAGCGTCTTAGCTCCCGACCAGCTCGTAACCCTGTTCCGCTCAGTCCGCGACAACTTCGACGTGCTGCCCGGTTCCGAGATCACGGTCGAGGTCGCTCCCGGCACGCTATCGCCGGAAATCCTGACAGTCCTCGTGGACTCAGGCGTAAACCGTGTGTCTCTCGGAATGCAGTCCTTTGTTGACCAGGAGTCGCGCTCGGTAGGGCGGCTACACACTCGCGAGATCACGCTTGCTGATATTGCCAACTTGCGAGCGGCCGGGATCGCGGAAATTTCGCTCGACCTGATCGCTGGGCTGCCGCACCAGACCGCTGAATCCTGGGACTACTCGCTCGCGCAGACGATTGCGACTGGCGTTCCGCACGTCAGCGTATACATGCTCGAAGTCGATGAGGATTCCCGCCTGGGCCGTGAACTCATCGCCGGTGGCACCCGATACCACGCCCACCATGTCCCTGACGACGACCTCGTCGCCGACTTATACCTGAAAGCCTGCGAAACCCTGAAGGTCGCCGGAATCCACCAGTACGAGATATCCAATTTTGCGCGGAACACGAAATTCGCTCCTAACCCTGGGACGTGTCATCCTGAGCGTAGCGAAGAAAGCGCGGAGTCAAAGGCCCATTTGCTCCCTTTCCACGCTTCGCGCCACAATCTCAAATATTGGCTTCGTCAGCCCTACCTCGGTTTCGGCGTCGATGCTCACTCGATGCTCTGCGCTTCTCGCCCGGATCCGTCACACACGGCCGTTCGTTTCGCCACCAGCGATAACATTGACGCGCTCCTCGCCGGTGCCCCACTCACCCTCACTGAGGTAGCCGACAAGAATGCTCTGGAAGAAACCTTCTTCCTCGGTCTTCGCCTGAACCGCGGAGTGAATCTCAACACCCTCGCGAACGACTTTGGCCGCGACGCCGTCGACCGCTATCGCGAACAAATCAGCGAATTGACGGGATCAGGCCTGCTTTCAACCGATGAGAACTGGCTTCGACTCACAGACCGCGGACGCCTCCTATCCAATGAAGTCTTCTCCCGCTTCCTCGTCGATTAG
- a CDS encoding ABC transporter ATP-binding protein, whose translation MAIQEEEVLGKAYDSRLMRRLLKYLSPYKPQVVVALTAIILKAGCDVLGPYLTKTAIDKYLSSNAGSGNSFLDPILSSKPMVGIAQIGSMYIGLLAAGFLFDFLQTYFMQWTGQKAMFDLRAEIFRHLQRMHIGFYDKNPVGRLVTRTTTDVDALNEMFTSGVVSIFEDIFVLAGILGIMLYMDWKLALITFSVLPFIFIGTKIFRDKVRDSYRRIRVAIAKINSSMQEHITGIVVLQLFNREHKAYKKFEKVNQQHMDAFKDAIMAHAVYYPVVEILSSVAIAMVVWIGGNEVVRHFQAIFHPQPGGIPVHYAQPWLLLRDPKYDVIAMGTTLGVLVAFMQYAQRFFRPIQDLSEKYNILQSAMASAERIYKLLDTKAEIVSPAVVKRAEGPGRIEFDHVWFAYRKMPKDGEEPGQYVVVPPVVAPELDVQSEHAIQERSDEEWDWVLRDVSFALEPSETVAIVGHTGAGKTTLISLLLRFYDVQKGSIKIDGIDIREMDLTELRRRFGVVLQDPFLFTGTVEENIRLGSSWIPDESVEEAAEEVNVADFIRSLPDGFKSKVRERGSTLSTGQKQLISFARALAHNPKILILDEATSSVDTETEFRVREALTKLVEGRTSLIIAHRLSTVQRADKIVVMHKSKVREMGTHQQLLAQRGIYYKLYQLQYKDQEIPIIPTEPTVQPGAVVGDD comes from the coding sequence ATGGCCATTCAAGAGGAAGAGGTACTGGGGAAAGCGTACGACAGCCGCCTGATGAGGAGGCTGCTCAAATATCTGAGCCCCTATAAACCCCAGGTGGTTGTTGCGCTTACGGCGATCATCCTGAAGGCCGGGTGCGACGTACTTGGTCCCTACCTGACCAAGACCGCTATCGACAAGTACCTGTCCAGCAACGCCGGTTCCGGCAACTCCTTCCTCGACCCGATTCTCAGTTCCAAGCCGATGGTTGGCATCGCGCAGATTGGCTCGATGTACATCGGGCTGCTCGCTGCCGGGTTCCTGTTCGACTTCCTGCAGACTTACTTCATGCAGTGGACTGGGCAGAAGGCGATGTTCGACCTTCGCGCCGAGATATTCCGCCACCTGCAGCGGATGCACATCGGCTTCTACGACAAGAACCCTGTTGGGCGCCTGGTGACGCGGACGACGACCGACGTGGACGCGCTGAACGAGATGTTCACCTCGGGTGTGGTCTCGATCTTTGAGGACATCTTCGTACTGGCGGGGATTCTCGGGATCATGCTGTACATGGATTGGAAGCTGGCGCTGATTACCTTCTCGGTGCTTCCGTTCATCTTTATCGGGACAAAGATTTTCCGCGACAAGGTTCGGGACAGCTACCGGCGCATTCGCGTGGCAATCGCGAAGATTAACAGCTCGATGCAGGAGCACATCACAGGCATCGTCGTACTACAGCTGTTCAACCGGGAGCACAAGGCTTACAAGAAGTTTGAAAAGGTGAACCAGCAGCACATGGACGCGTTCAAGGACGCGATCATGGCACACGCGGTGTACTACCCGGTGGTGGAAATCCTCTCGTCGGTCGCAATTGCGATGGTGGTCTGGATAGGGGGCAATGAAGTTGTCCGCCACTTCCAGGCGATCTTTCACCCGCAGCCTGGCGGCATACCGGTGCACTACGCGCAGCCGTGGCTGTTGCTGCGGGACCCCAAGTATGACGTTATAGCAATGGGGACAACTCTCGGCGTACTGGTCGCCTTCATGCAGTACGCGCAACGTTTCTTCCGTCCGATCCAGGACCTCAGTGAGAAGTACAACATTCTGCAGTCGGCGATGGCGTCGGCGGAGCGCATTTACAAGTTGCTCGATACCAAGGCGGAAATCGTCTCGCCGGCGGTGGTGAAACGCGCGGAGGGGCCCGGTCGAATCGAATTCGATCACGTGTGGTTCGCCTACCGGAAAATGCCGAAGGACGGCGAGGAGCCTGGGCAGTATGTAGTTGTGCCGCCCGTGGTCGCTCCGGAACTGGACGTGCAGAGCGAGCATGCGATCCAGGAGCGCTCCGACGAAGAGTGGGATTGGGTGTTGCGCGACGTCTCGTTTGCGCTCGAACCGAGTGAGACCGTGGCCATCGTTGGCCACACGGGAGCGGGCAAGACCACTCTGATTTCCCTGCTGCTTCGCTTCTACGACGTCCAGAAGGGCTCCATCAAGATTGACGGCATCGATATCCGCGAAATGGACTTGACGGAGCTTCGCCGCCGCTTCGGCGTGGTGTTACAGGACCCATTCCTCTTTACCGGAACAGTGGAAGAGAACATTCGCCTAGGGTCGAGTTGGATTCCTGACGAATCCGTGGAAGAGGCTGCCGAGGAAGTGAATGTTGCCGACTTCATTCGCTCGCTGCCGGACGGATTCAAGTCGAAGGTGCGGGAGCGCGGATCGACACTGTCCACCGGCCAAAAGCAGCTCATCTCTTTCGCCCGAGCGCTGGCGCACAATCCGAAAATCCTCATCCTCGACGAGGCCACATCGAGCGTCGACACGGAAACCGAGTTCCGCGTTCGCGAGGCCCTGACGAAACTGGTCGAGGGCCGGACCTCGCTCATCATCGCTCATCGCCTCTCCACGGTGCAGCGCGCGGACAAGATCGTCGTGATGCACAAGAGCAAGGTCCGCGAGATGGGCACGCACCAGCAACTGCTCGCGCAGCGCGGGATTTACTACAAGCTCTACCAACTGCAGTACAAAGACCAGGAGATACCGATCATCCCCACCGAGCCTACCGTTCAGCCCGGAGCGGTTGTGGGCGACGACTAG
- the lpxB gene encoding lipid-A-disaccharide synthase, with protein sequence MRVLISAGEASGEMYGAGLIEALQRLAASRGLGSIEFFGLGGDRMRKAGCETVIEARDVAVVGIFEVVSHLPSIYRRFHKLVREAEQRRPDLAVLIDFPDFNFRLAKELHRLGIPVIYYVSPQLWAWRSRRVELVKKYVRKMLVIFPFEEQWYRERGVTAEFVGHPLAGTEAAGDAAAESSQIALLPGSRRKEIRFNLPLMLDVAESLAPSYKFVLPVASTVDDTFLYSIVRRHWSCENPTSKITLCRDVRIALTQSRAAVVASGTATVEAAVIGTPFVMVYRMAPLSYALGTKMVNVPFYAMPNLIAGRQVVPELVQENYIAEKVVAELSAILPDGPQREGMLEGLGEVRRRLRGSDPGNSNAFERAAAAVLNAVNGTLRSRASTNGSA encoded by the coding sequence ATGCGCGTACTGATCTCAGCCGGAGAAGCTTCAGGAGAGATGTATGGTGCGGGGCTGATCGAGGCCCTGCAGAGGCTGGCTGCTTCCCGGGGCTTAGGGTCCATCGAGTTCTTCGGCCTCGGCGGAGACCGCATGCGCAAGGCTGGATGCGAAACCGTCATCGAAGCCAGGGACGTAGCGGTAGTCGGCATCTTCGAGGTCGTTTCGCACCTTCCTTCCATTTATCGCCGATTCCACAAGCTGGTTCGTGAGGCGGAGCAGCGACGCCCCGATCTCGCGGTCCTGATCGACTTCCCGGATTTCAATTTTCGGCTAGCGAAAGAACTTCACCGGCTGGGAATCCCGGTCATTTATTATGTCTCGCCCCAACTCTGGGCCTGGCGTTCCAGGCGCGTCGAACTTGTAAAGAAATACGTGCGGAAGATGCTGGTCATTTTCCCATTCGAGGAGCAGTGGTATCGAGAACGCGGGGTTACGGCAGAGTTTGTGGGTCACCCGCTGGCAGGAACCGAGGCAGCGGGTGACGCCGCGGCGGAGAGTTCACAGATTGCCCTTTTGCCGGGCAGTCGCCGAAAGGAAATCCGGTTCAATCTGCCGTTGATGCTGGACGTTGCCGAGAGCCTGGCGCCGTCCTACAAATTCGTTCTTCCGGTCGCCTCCACTGTGGACGATACCTTTCTCTATTCCATCGTTCGCCGACACTGGAGCTGCGAAAACCCGACATCAAAGATCACCTTATGTCGAGACGTTCGGATTGCCTTGACGCAATCCCGGGCGGCGGTGGTGGCTTCGGGGACAGCAACGGTCGAGGCGGCGGTAATCGGGACGCCGTTCGTGATGGTCTACCGCATGGCGCCCCTCAGCTATGCGCTTGGCACCAAGATGGTGAACGTTCCCTTTTACGCGATGCCGAATCTGATTGCGGGGCGACAGGTCGTGCCGGAACTCGTGCAGGAGAACTATATTGCGGAAAAGGTTGTCGCGGAGTTGAGTGCGATCCTCCCCGACGGCCCTCAGAGAGAGGGTATGCTGGAGGGACTGGGCGAGGTTAGGAGAAGGCTGCGCGGGTCCGATCCCGGCAATAGCAATGCCTTCGAGAGAGCAGCAGCGGCCGTACTGAACGCAGTAAACGGCACCCTCCGAAGTCGCGCATCGACCAACGGGAGTGCTTGA
- a CDS encoding M1 family aminopeptidase, whose amino-acid sequence MKQARRPLGRAVLVVFALIAGLFLSLHLAAAPDKAKIQIDDYVIDAAVNPATHHLSAHAKVHFTALEDLSVAVFTLNNGLKPTKVTDDQGHTLSAERVTQDSTIRVMFPNGMMKGQSATLDFDYEGALISVEDSPVQGLKLAYIGDPVSYLLYPGAWFPMTGYGTDRFSSVINVSVPAGYTVIGSGGSTTAGAAVTTAIKPVESAPEEKAPALTRRTKEPAKPAKQTRKPPVRGRKAPAKTGEKQAESLPTEIPGGQKFTFAWTKASFPGSIFIGKFVHQHFSEAGATIHVYFLPDKQNLASTYADTASREMSFFTTVYGIPPSPTLKIVEIPDDTVPVAWAPQIAALSTRAISQKVNYRLLANTIAHQWFGVDVSPATEKDWWIMDGGARYSEERYVEFAAGKAGGQEVVKDMSVGALAYESVPLGQVATLNPFDPVFQSLVTDKGGMIFHMLRYVVNENNFDKIMRTFFQEYAGKSVTTADLKSVCEKVTGQQMTWFFSQWLDSTGAPEFKNKYTIYRIAKGFRVVGEISQDLDLFRMPVQLKIETDGKTEQKTIDVVGTNSSYSVETFGRPRKITIDPNDHVLKNSPDLRLRTAIMRGQQLVAQGNLAEALREFQKALDINRNSSLAHYRIAEVFYLQHNYQAAANSYRDSLNGDGDPKWTEVWSHIQLGKIFDITGQRERAVNEYRQALQTGDNTQGALDQARQYIQKPFEREERSGD is encoded by the coding sequence ATGAAACAAGCACGACGTCCCTTGGGGCGTGCTGTCTTGGTGGTCTTTGCCTTAATAGCCGGTCTGTTCTTGTCGCTGCACCTGGCAGCGGCTCCCGATAAGGCGAAGATCCAGATCGATGACTATGTCATCGACGCCGCGGTCAATCCCGCCACGCACCATCTTTCCGCCCACGCCAAAGTCCACTTCACGGCACTGGAAGACCTCAGCGTCGCAGTTTTCACATTGAACAACGGGTTGAAGCCCACGAAGGTAACCGACGACCAGGGTCACACGCTTTCCGCCGAGCGCGTCACGCAGGATTCGACAATTCGCGTGATGTTTCCTAACGGCATGATGAAAGGCCAGTCGGCGACGCTCGACTTCGATTACGAAGGCGCATTGATCTCCGTCGAAGACAGTCCGGTACAGGGCCTCAAACTCGCGTACATCGGTGATCCGGTCAGCTATCTCCTCTACCCCGGCGCGTGGTTTCCGATGACCGGCTATGGAACGGACCGCTTCAGCTCCGTGATCAATGTCAGCGTGCCTGCCGGCTACACCGTGATTGGCAGTGGCGGATCAACTACTGCTGGGGCGGCAGTCACGACCGCAATCAAGCCGGTTGAGTCCGCGCCTGAAGAGAAGGCTCCCGCACTGACACGTCGCACCAAGGAACCCGCCAAACCCGCCAAGCAGACGCGCAAGCCTCCGGTTCGCGGACGAAAAGCCCCCGCGAAAACTGGGGAGAAGCAGGCAGAGAGCCTTCCCACGGAAATTCCTGGCGGGCAGAAGTTCACCTTTGCATGGACGAAGGCGAGTTTCCCGGGGTCTATCTTCATCGGCAAGTTCGTTCACCAGCACTTCTCGGAGGCTGGCGCGACGATCCACGTCTACTTCCTGCCGGATAAACAGAATTTGGCCTCGACCTACGCCGACACGGCATCTCGTGAAATGTCGTTCTTCACCACCGTCTACGGCATTCCGCCTTCACCGACATTGAAGATCGTGGAGATACCGGACGATACCGTGCCGGTGGCATGGGCACCACAGATTGCGGCACTGTCAACGCGGGCCATCAGCCAGAAGGTTAACTACCGTTTGCTGGCGAACACGATTGCTCACCAGTGGTTCGGAGTCGACGTGAGCCCGGCGACTGAAAAGGACTGGTGGATCATGGATGGAGGTGCCCGTTACTCCGAGGAACGCTACGTCGAGTTCGCGGCGGGAAAGGCCGGCGGGCAGGAAGTCGTAAAGGATATGTCGGTCGGTGCGCTCGCGTATGAGAGCGTTCCGCTTGGCCAGGTGGCAACCCTGAATCCGTTCGACCCGGTCTTCCAGTCGCTCGTAACCGACAAGGGCGGCATGATCTTTCACATGCTCCGCTACGTGGTGAACGAGAACAACTTCGACAAGATCATGCGAACGTTCTTCCAGGAGTACGCCGGCAAATCGGTGACTACTGCGGACTTGAAATCAGTCTGCGAGAAGGTTACGGGCCAGCAGATGACCTGGTTCTTTTCGCAATGGCTCGATTCGACAGGCGCGCCTGAATTCAAGAACAAGTACACGATCTACCGCATCGCCAAAGGATTCCGTGTGGTCGGCGAAATCTCGCAGGATCTCGACCTCTTCCGCATGCCCGTACAATTGAAGATCGAAACGGACGGCAAAACCGAGCAGAAGACGATCGACGTCGTCGGCACGAATTCCAGCTACTCGGTGGAAACATTTGGCCGTCCGAGGAAGATCACCATCGATCCCAACGATCACGTGCTGAAGAATTCGCCGGACCTGCGTCTTCGAACCGCGATCATGCGCGGACAGCAGTTGGTCGCGCAGGGGAACCTCGCGGAGGCGTTGCGCGAATTCCAGAAGGCGCTCGACATCAATCGAAACAGTTCGCTGGCTCACTATCGTATCGCCGAGGTCTTCTATCTGCAGCACAACTACCAGGCCGCGGCAAACAGTTATCGCGACTCGCTTAACGGCGACGGGGATCCGAAGTGGACCGAGGTTTGGAGTCACATCCAACTCGGCAAAATCTTCGATATCACCGGCCAGCGCGAACGCGCGGTAAACGAATACCGGCAGGCCCTGCAAACCGGCGACAACACGCAGGGAGCACTCGATCAGGCTCGGCAATACATCCAGAAGCCGTTCGAGCGCGAGGAGCGCAGCGGAGACTAA
- a CDS encoding trehalase family glycosidase has product MRTLPAIFVLLPLITLAQPQRNPPDLKHLLADVSSAYAKLEPQSIRPAEGFIKYDYLIPAGYYKQMWDWDGFFIGVHLADQSRGKAKYLKYWVLNFADAIDQDGYVAGRVTTEGPQPLMGKFAMKPFLAQGAVIASERLGDYGWVAPIWGQLQRIIAYREKTQFDPKWGLFFWNNAIQSGADNNVALTNDPKDQNAILAVDLCTFQFREYKAMAWLAEKLGKQRESAEYHRKAEALRAAMLKHLWFEKDEIFFNIRRDNGEPVRRVTYSDFVPLIEDILPQQSAKAMIRRYLLSPDQMWAPYGIRSLSKRDPDYNNVSMIKPYSNWQGPIWINANYLDFIALRRYGFNEQASLLAAKLGRMVLADIKKWGSMHECYDAETGEGLAPTPEQSPNHVFTGFVGWDLLVQDMLECEVKEQCPELHLPDIGNTQEKSPTPSKAGMGQKSRSAIHYLQH; this is encoded by the coding sequence ATGCGCACACTTCCGGCGATTTTCGTCCTGCTTCCACTTATAACGCTCGCGCAACCGCAGCGGAATCCCCCCGATCTGAAACACTTACTCGCGGACGTGAGTTCTGCTTACGCCAAACTAGAGCCGCAATCGATCAGGCCCGCCGAGGGCTTCATCAAGTACGACTACCTGATTCCGGCCGGGTATTACAAACAGATGTGGGACTGGGACGGGTTCTTCATCGGCGTCCACCTTGCAGACCAAAGCCGGGGGAAAGCGAAGTACCTGAAATACTGGGTGCTGAACTTTGCCGATGCCATCGATCAGGACGGGTACGTAGCGGGAAGAGTCACGACCGAGGGTCCGCAGCCGTTGATGGGAAAGTTTGCAATGAAGCCCTTCCTTGCGCAGGGCGCGGTCATAGCATCGGAGAGACTCGGCGATTATGGGTGGGTCGCGCCGATCTGGGGTCAACTACAGCGGATCATCGCTTACCGCGAAAAGACGCAATTCGACCCCAAGTGGGGACTGTTTTTCTGGAACAACGCAATCCAATCAGGTGCCGACAACAACGTCGCATTAACCAATGATCCGAAAGACCAGAACGCTATTCTTGCGGTGGATCTTTGCACATTTCAATTCCGCGAATACAAAGCAATGGCTTGGCTTGCGGAAAAACTGGGAAAGCAAAGAGAATCCGCGGAATACCACCGAAAGGCTGAGGCGCTTCGCGCCGCGATGCTGAAGCACCTGTGGTTCGAAAAAGACGAGATCTTCTTTAATATCCGTCGCGATAACGGCGAGCCAGTTCGGCGCGTTACCTATTCCGATTTCGTGCCGCTCATCGAAGACATCCTGCCGCAACAGAGCGCGAAGGCGATGATTCGCCGCTACCTGCTGTCGCCCGATCAAATGTGGGCGCCCTATGGGATTCGCAGCCTCTCGAAACGGGATCCAGACTACAACAACGTGAGCATGATCAAGCCATATTCGAATTGGCAGGGACCAATCTGGATCAATGCAAACTACCTCGATTTCATCGCGCTCAGGCGTTATGGCTTCAACGAGCAGGCCTCGCTGTTGGCCGCGAAGCTTGGCCGAATGGTTCTTGCGGACATCAAGAAATGGGGTTCGATGCACGAGTGCTACGACGCCGAAACCGGCGAAGGATTGGCGCCAACTCCGGAACAGTCTCCGAATCATGTGTTCACGGGCTTTGTCGGCTGGGACCTGCTCGTGCAGGATATGCTGGAGTGCGAAGTGAAGGAGCAGTGCCCGGAGCTTCACCTGCCTGATATTGGTAATACTCAAGAAAAAAGCCCCACTCCGAGCAAAGCCGGAATGGGGCAGAAATCGCGCTCCGCAATTCACTATCTACAGCATTAG
- a CDS encoding MogA/MoaB family molybdenum cofactor biosynthesis protein, protein MKAVILTISDKGSRGERVDISGPALAAWLREHEVDVLHAVILPDDEDQIAQNLTDVADLGEADLVLTTGGTGVSPRDVTPDATIRVVEKVLPGFGEAMRAASREKLATAIISRAVAGIRKRTLIINLPGSPAGAVESLAAVWAAVPHAIEKLQGDAKDCAV, encoded by the coding sequence ATGAAAGCTGTCATTCTCACCATTAGCGACAAAGGATCACGCGGCGAGCGGGTCGACATAAGCGGTCCGGCGCTCGCGGCATGGCTCCGCGAACATGAAGTTGATGTCTTGCATGCGGTCATCCTGCCAGATGACGAGGACCAGATTGCGCAGAACCTGACGGATGTTGCCGATCTCGGCGAAGCCGACCTCGTGCTGACGACCGGTGGGACCGGCGTCTCTCCCAGGGATGTCACACCGGATGCCACGATTCGAGTCGTCGAGAAGGTTCTCCCGGGCTTCGGGGAGGCGATGCGAGCGGCGAGCCGCGAGAAACTTGCGACTGCGATCATTTCGCGAGCAGTTGCCGGTATCCGTAAACGTACATTGATTATCAATCTTCCCGGCAGTCCCGCTGGCGCAGTCGAGAGCCTTGCGGCGGTGTGGGCCGCAGTGCCGCACGCTATCGAGAAGTTACAGGGAGATGCAAAGGATTGTGCGGTCTAG